Below is a window of Methanothermobacter thermautotrophicus DNA.
CCACGAGTTCTGATGTTTCATCTGCAACCCTCCCTATATCCTCGCCGATTATGCTGGTTGCGCAGGAACTCATAACAGCTATGATATCGGGTTTCCTGGTTCTGTCAACCTCAATTATCATCTCACTGAGTTTATCTGATGCTCCGAACACCACGTCTGATTCTGAAAGTTCTGTTGATGCCACAGCTATCCGCTTACCGCCCCTGGCGGTGAGCAGATATCCTATATGGTATGCGCATCCCCTGGGGCCATGGATGAGGGGTACTGCATTTTTTATTCCGCTCACCGCCCTCACGGCGCCGAAAAGCTTGCAGGTTGAAACTGGTCCCATAATGACTCCAGATGATCTATTTAAGGCTCAGTATCTTGTTTATGGCGTCCAGTACTGCCTCAACACTCGCCATGACTATGTCCTCCCTTGTGGACCTTCCTGTTGCCTTGTTACCCTCCCTGTCACTCATGACAACGAAAACCTCTGCAAGTGCGTTTGTACCGCCAGTTATGGCCTCTATGTTGTATTCATCGAGTTCTATATCTGCTGTTTCACTTACAAGACTCTGTATTGCGTTTATTGCTGCGTCTACAGGTCCAACTCCAGTCATGGATGTCGTCTTGATCTCGTCACCGATTCTGAGCTTAACTGTGGCTGTTGGCATCACACTCTCCCCTGTCATGACTGCTATGCCCTCAAGTTTCACTATCTCCCTGCTGGCCTTTCCGAGGATGGTGACGGCCATGGCCCTCAGATCCGCATCAGTAATCCTTTTACCCTTATCTCCAAGCCTCTTGACCTGTTCATAGAGTGTGCAGAACTGGTCCTCGTTCATATCTATACCGTATTCCTGGAGCTTTGATCTGAGGGCGTTGGCGCCGGTGTGTTTACCAAGGACTATCCGCCTCTTGTGGCCCACCATCTCAGGTGTTATTGGCTCATAGGTCTCCGCCTTTTCAAGGACTCCATGGACGTGTATGCCTGCTTCATGTGCAAAGGCATTTTCACCAACTATGGCCTTGTTGGGCGGCATCCTGACACCTGTTATCTTTGAAACGAACTCTGAGATGTTAACGAGTTCCACGGTCCTTATATCAACAGGGAGGTCATAGCGGGTTATTAGGGCCATGACAACCTCCTCAAGGGCAGCGTTTCCCGCCCTTTCACCTAGACCATTCACTGTTGCGTGTATCTGTGATGCCCCTGCCTCCACAGCTGCAAGGGAGTTGGCGGCTGCCAGGCCGAAGTCATTGTGGCAGTGCACGCTTATGGGTACCCTGAGTTCGCCTTTAAGTTTGGATATAAGGTGATTCATTGCCCTGGGTATCATGACCCCGACGGTATCTGGCACGTTTATGATGGAGGCACCCGCATCCTCTGCTGCACGGTATACATCAACCAGATAATCAAATTCAGTCCTTGTTGCATCCTCTGCAGAGAACTCGACCTTCAGGCCATGTTCAACCGCATATTCCACTCCAAAGACCGCCCTGTCTATTATCTCATCGGGTGACATTTTGAGCTTGTATTCTCTGTGGAGTGGTGATGTCCCTATGAAGGTGTGTATGTAATCTACTCCGCAGTCTATTGCTGCGTCTATGTCCTCACGAAGCACCCTTGCCAAACCACAGATATTTGCTTCGAGTCCCAGTTCAACTATTCCCCTTATGGAGTTCATTTCACCTGGAGATGCTGCAGGAAACCCTGCCTCTATTGTATCTACTCCAAGGGCATCGAGCTTCCTTGCTATACCCGTCTTTTCCTCTACTGTGAGGGCCACTCCAGGTGTCTGTTCACCATCCCTCAGTGTTGTGTCAAATATCCTGACATTCTCCGGGAGATTCATTTCTCCTTTAACCTCTTCTATGTACATCTTGATTCCCCGTGGTCTGGCCTTTTATAATGTTTAATCTTCTGTAAGGCCACATTAAAAGCTTTTACACACAGAATCTTATAAGTTATATATTATAAGTTATAAGTTATAAGTTATAAGTGTGATCCATGTCATCAGGTGCCATTTTTCATGAAAACATTTAAACCGCCATGCTCAGGCTCAGGAAATTCCTAAGCCCAGGGGCAAGACCAAGTATGAATATTACAAGCTTAAGGCCCTCTGAATCCACATCAGAGTCAACGTATCTATCAATGGCGTAGAGGGCGGCCAGTATAACCACCATCTTCAGGGGGAACATCACCAGGGCCGTGCCTGTGAGGCCTGTCAGGGCTGATGGAACCACATGCTGCTCTAAATAGCCGTACCAGTCGACGGCGACGTAGGTTGAAGATGCATCAAAAAGGTGTGCATATATAACGGGAATGTTCATCCTCTCTCCAAGGAACTCCCATCTTAAGCTCAGGGCATAAAATATGGCTGCAAAGGCTGTGAATACCGCCAGGACAGCGAAGAAGGGGATGGGGTTTATGTGGTGTATGCTGACGAGGTTCGGTAAGGCGAGTACGGAACCTGTGACGAATATCAGTTTCCTGTAATCCCATCCAAAGACCTCCTCAAGTTTAACCGAAGCAAGGAGTGTTGCTATGGTTGTGAGGCCCACAAGGATGTATATACCGGGGGTTACCAGAAGGTGTGTCAGGGGATATACACCGTTATCAACAAGGGCCCTTGCACCGGAGCCCAGGAATATGAAGGGAAGGAGGGGCACCAGTAGCTCCCCGGGATCCTTTTTAAGCCATCTGAACATTCTAAGTATTATCAGGACAACTATTCCAAGGATAATCCCGAATGCGACCGTGTTCAGGGGCGTGTATCCAGGGTGCAGGTAAAAGAAGTTGCTCTCAAGGAACTCGATGATCTCAGATATCATGTCACTCACCTTCTGAGGAGGTATGCCAGTCCACAACTTGATGGCCAGCCATAAACTGGCACACCCTGTTGAAGAATAGATTTCAGGGTCAGGTCAGGAACACAGTTAAAACCAGGATCAAACATAATTCCTCATCCTTCCAAGGAACTTCTTGTTAATGACCTCCCTCACAATGAGGGGAAGTGGTGTCCTGCTTCCTGCTGGCTCTGTTTTCCCCTTAAGTATCCCATGGAGTATATCATCAGCCTCGCCCTCAGAGTCAACAAGGGTGAAGGAGCTTCCAACGGCCTCCACGAAGTGGGCGTCGCTTGCACCTATCTCGGGTATGCCCCTTTTCCTTGCAAACTTCCGGGCCCTCCAGTTTGAGTAGCCCACGATGTAGCGGGAGTTAAGGGTCTCGATGCCGTCAACACGGATGTTCCGCTCATTCACAAAGAGTCCCTGCCGGTACCTAACAAAGGGGTGGGGTATGATGGCGGCTCCATCCTGGTCATGTATCGCATCCAGGGTCTCGGCCGGTGTTAGTCCCCTCTGTATCTCCTCCTGGATACCAAGGGCGACGATGTGTCCGGCGGATGTGCTGAGCTCCATTGCAGGTACCACTGTTACTTCCATGCCCCTGGATTCCCTGAGGGCAATAATTGACCCCTTCATTGTGTTGTGGTCTGCCACTGCAACGGCATCAAGGCCTATGGCCGAGGCCCTCCTGAGGATCTCACTTGGGGTTCCCCTTGCATCGCCAGAATATACACTGTGTATGTGGGGATCTATCCTGATCATCAAATCACCCTCTACTCCAGAAAAACAGAAACATCAACTCACCCTATACTCAATACTCCTTATAAGACCCACGGGTCCCGCCATCATAACATCCCCTGCCGGTGCTGCATGATGGACATCAAGGTTTATATCGTCAAGTATACTCCTCTGGGGGCCAGTTGCAGCCACCATGACAGGTTCGCCAACAGCATCAACTGCATATGCGCCGTGGCCTCCATCTCCATGGACCTCCCGGTGGGTAAGCTCACCCAGGCAGAGCCTGATTAGAAAGTCCTCAAGTTTAGCCGGTGAGAGCATGCGTGTGTGGTGTTCCATGACACCGTATATCCTGCCTTCAAGGATGCTGGCTGCCAGTGTGTGCCCATTTCCCACATCAGCCACGACTATCGGCTCATCTGAGCCCACTGCAGGATCCATGAGGGCCCCTGTTACTGATGCGAACTTTGAATCCATTATGAGGACCGGGTGCTGGATGGCCTCCTCAATGGACTTCATCCTTGTGAAGTGGTCAGGGACGTCACCCATGTAGGAGAACTCCTCCGGTGGGGTTGGTCCGGATAATTTCTCCCTGATCTTCATAAATCTGAAGTTCCTATCACCCATATCCCCTCCTGCCCCGTGGTCCTGGACAGCAACACCCAGCACATCGAAGTCCAGATCAACATCAAAGCATGCCAGGGCCCCTGCTATGGCCTCCAGGTCAACGTCCCTGAATTCAAGGCTCTTAAATCCCGGGTTTTTCCCTGATATCTCTATTCCCATGGCCATGACCCTTTCAGGGTCATCCCTCACTGTCCTGGCTGCTTCGGGTGTCATGACCACCCGGTTTCCAGCCTCGATGTGTTCAAGTATCGCCCGTGTAACGGGGCCACCCCCCATTGTCTGTCCACTTATGAAGACGTCACCACTGATCTTGCGGATTCTCCCTGCAATTATCCTTGTTGGTGAGGGCATTACCATCTTTATGGAGTTCTCTATCCTGTCGACCCCTGTGTCATGGTACATTATATCCTGGGTTCCGGCCCCCACATCAACTGCAAGTATTTTCATGTGGGAAACATATTTCATCATTGTTTATTAACCATTTCCGCTTAATGTACATATATGTGCAGTAAAGTTTTAAATAGTTCTTTGAAGATACTCTGATGCATGGAAATGCTGATATCTTCATCAGATAGGAACAGGTCCCATCCCATGAGGTGATATGATGAACAAGATAGTTCTTGATGAAAATGAAATACCAAAGAAGTGGTACAACATTAACCCGGACCTCCCCTCACCACTACCTGAACCAAAAAATCCTGAGGGTGGAGAAAACATTGAAAACCTGCCAAAGGTATTCTCAAGCGGAGTCCTTGAGCAGGAGATGTCCATGGAAAGATGGATAAAGATCCCAAGGGAAGTCAGGGACGTCTATAAGATGATCGGGAGGCCCACTCCACTGTTCAGAGCAAAGGGCCTTGAGGAGATGCTGGACACACCGGCAAGGATATACTACAAGAGGGAGGACTACTCCCCCACAGGGAGCCATAAGCTGAACACAGCCATAGCCCAGGCATATTATGCCCGTGAGGACGGGGCAGAGAGACTGACAACTGAGACCGGTGCCGGCCAGTGGGGAACCGCACTGTCCCTTGCCTGCTCACTCATGGACCTCCAGTGCAAGGTCTACATGGTTAAGGTATCCTTCAACCAGAAGCCCTTCAGAAAAACCATAATGCAGCTATACGGTGGCGAGGTTGTCCCCTCCCCCAGCAATCACACAGAATTCGGTCGAAGTATACTCAGTAAGGACCCTGACCACCCGGGATCCCTTGGAATAGCCATATCCGAGGCCATGGAGGAGGCACTGCAGGACGAAAAGGTCTACTACTCCCTTGGAAGCGTCCTTAACCATGTACTCCTGCACCAGACAGTGATAGGCCTTGAGACAAAGAAACAGCTTGAAATCGCAGGTGAAACGCCTGACATCATGATAGGCTGCGTTGGAGGAGGCAGCAACTTCGGGGGGGCCATATTCCCCTTCGTGAAGGACAAGCTTGATGGTAAGCTGGACTGCGAATTCATAGCTGCAGAACCAAAGTCATGCCCCACACTTACAGCTGGAGAGTACCGCTATGACTTCGGTGACACCGCAGGCATGACCCCCCTCCTCAAGATGTACACCCTAGGCCACGACTTCGTACCCCCATCCGTCCATGCAGGCGGACTCAGGTACCATGGAATGTCACCACAGGTTGCACTCCTCGTCAGGGAAGGTGTGGTCAATGCCAGGGCAGTCCCCCAGCACACAATATTCGAGAGCGGCGTCAAATTTGCAAAGGCCGAGGGCGTTGTCCCGGCCCCCGAAACATGCCACGCCATAAGTGTTGCCATCGAAGAAGCACGTAAGTGCCGGGAGACCGGTGAAGAGAAGACCATAGTTGTCAGTTTCTCAGGTCATGGACTCCTGGACCTGAAGGGATACGGTGACTACCTGGAGGGTAAAATCTAACCCTCCATCACCGGACCCTGACTGATTTTTCCTCCAGACGAATAAAGAAACAGTGCCAGCTGCTTCAATAGATATAAATACCATCATCACCTACACTAAATCAATTATATCAATCTCATCAAGGTGATCTGATGGACTACAGGAACATAGTTATCGGTGCCATGGTTCTCATCATAGCACTGATGGTTGGTTTCAATGTTGCCCTGTACATGGGGGCCCAGGACCAGAATGTAACCCAGCTGGACTGGTCCAATAACGCAACAACAGATATGAGTTTTGCAAATGAATCCCCAGCACCGGTCAGCACCGACAACACAAAAACCGCCACAAATAAAATAAAGCCGAGAACGAACAACAGTGCTGAAAACGGCACGGAAACATCTGAACCTGAAGCACCGGCAGAAAACCAGACCACATAGGAGGATTTTAATGTACAGAATAGGTGAAGCGCTCATAGGAAGCGGCAATGAAGTCGCGCATATAGATCTCATCATAGGGGATAAGGAGGGAAACGCCGGGGCCGCCTTTGCAAGTGGCCTCACAAACCTCTCACTGGGTCACACCCCGCTTCTATCCGTCATAAGACCCAACCTGATGACCAAACCAGCGACACTAATCGTGCCAAAGGTCACGGTGGGCTGCCTTGAGGACGCCAATAAAGTATTTGGCCCTGCACAGACGGCAGTGGCTCGTGCAGTGGCTGATGCCGTCGAGGAGGGTGTAATTCCAGAGGAAAAGGCTGAAGACCTGGTTGTTATAGTCAGCGTATTCATACACCCTGAGGCAGAGGACTACCGGAAGATATACCAGTACAACTACGGAGCAACCAGACTTGCCCTCAGAAGGGCCATGGAAGGCTACCCCTCAGTCAGTAAGGTACTTGCTGAAAAGGATCGTGGCAGCCACCCAATAATGGGATTCAGGGCTGTGAGGCTATGGAACCCTCCATACCTGCAGGTTGCCCTTGACCTCGACAGCATGGAGGAGATGGAGAGGATCATCAACACCCTCCCCGACAGGGAGCGTATACTCCTTGAAGCTGGAACACCCCTTGTCAAGAAATTCGGTGTGGGTGTTGTCAGGAGGATAAGGGAGCTTCGAAGGGACGCCTTCATAATAGCTGACCTGAAAACCCTTGATGTTGGCAGAATAGAGGTCAAAATGGCTGCAGATGAAACTGCAGATGCCGTTGCAATATCAGGACTCGGTACAGTGGAGTCCATTGAGAAGGCAATCCACGAGGCCCAGAAGCAGGGAATCTACTCCATACTCGACATGATGAACGTTGAAAACTTCGTCGATAAACTCAGGGGACTCAAATACAAACCAGACATTGTTCTCCTCCACAGAAACGTTGACCTTGAAACCCTCCGGGCCGAACGTGGAGAGGAAATTGGTGAAATGAGTGAATGGGGCAACATCAGGGAGATAAAGGAGATTCTTGGACCCAGGGGCCTTGTGGCGGTTGCAGGTGGAATAACCCCTGCAAAGATGCAGGAGGCCCTTGACAGCGGCGCAGACATAATAGTCGTTGGCAGATACATAATAGGGTCAAGGGACGTCAGGCGGGCTGCAGAGGACTTCCTTGAGCACATGCCCCAGGACCCTGACACCATGAGACTCCCCCTCGACGAGGACGAGGCAATCTAGAACTGGAGGGGGTTGCATGATACTCGGTATATGCGGAAGCCCCAGGAAGCAGGCAACGGAACATGTCCTTGAGAGTGCCCTATCAATGCTTGAGGGGGAAGGACTTGAGACAGAGTTCTTCACCGTGAGGGGTAAGAACATCTCCCCCTGCAGACACTGCGATTACTGCCTGAAGAACAGGGAGTGTGTTCTGAAGGACGACATGTTCCCCCTTTACGAGCTCCTCAGGAAGGCCAGAGGGATCATCATTGCAACCCCAGTCTACAATGGAGGTGTCAGCGCCCAGGTAAAAGCCATCATGGACCGTTGCCGTGCGCTGGGTGCTGAAGACTATGACGCCCTCCGCGGGAAGGTAGGTATGGGCATAGCTGTTGGTGGTGATAGATGCGGAGGGCAGGAGCCTGCCCTCATGCAGATCCACACATTCTACATACTAAACGGCGTCATCCCAGTAAGCGGAGGTTCCTTCGGCGCGAATCTTGGGGCCTGTTTCTGGTCAAGGGACACCCTTGAGGGTGTTAAAGAGGACTCATATGGCTTCAAAACCCTCAAGAAGACATTGAGCATGTTCAAAAGGTTCCTGGAATCTGAAGGACGCTAAAAATTCTTTTTTCTTCGAAATTTATTTAAATATCCGTCAAATCTCTTATTTCTGGTGATTCAATGACATCCTCAGGCACATCCAAACTCCTAAAGGGCAGTTTCCTTATAATGATAGGCAACCTTCTTTTCAGGGTTGGGGGCTACATCTACAGGGTTCTCATGACCCGCCTCCTTGGACCCGAGGGCTACGGTTTGCTTGGACTCACACTCCCCTTCCAGGGGATATTCCAGATACTGGCAGCCGGAGGCCTTCCACCGGCCATAGCAAAGTACGTTGCCCAGCACAGGGCCCTTAATGAGAACGAGATGGCACGACAGGTGGTTGTGACATCCCTGAAGGTGATGATATTCCTGGGCATAACCTTCTCCCTGGTCATGTTCTTCACGGCCCCATGGCTTGCAAATCAGTTCTTCCACAAACCAGCCGCCCAGTACCCCCTCCAGGCGGTTGCCCTCATAACACCCTTCAGTGTAATTGTTGGAGCCTTCCGTGGGGCATTCCAGGGCATATACCACATGGAGTACGTTGTGATTACAAGGGCTGTTGAACAGGTTTTCATGATAACACTGGCTGTTGTATTCGTTATGGCGGGCTTCTATGCGGCTGGAGCGGTCATGGGGACTGCCATGGGGTTCCTTGCATCAGCCATATCCGCAATAATAATCTTCAGGAAGCTGATAAATACTTACTTCCCGCCCGCCCCGCCTGAGAAGAGACTGGGTCTCAGGGAGGAACTTGGACTCGTTAAGACCCTGATATCCTTCTCAATCCCTGTCATAATAACCGCCCTCTCTGAGATGGCCATATACGACATAAGCGTATTCGTAATAGGTTACTTCATGGCGACGACCTCAGTGGGGTACTACACCGCTGCTGATCCAGTTGCAAGGCTTCCGCTTGTCATATCACTGTCCGTAGCAACTGCAGTGCTGCCAGCAGCATCAGAGGCATTTGCACTGAAGGACCGGAGGCTCCTTGAGACCTACATCGTCCAGTCATACCGTGTAGTCACCCTCCTTGTACTGCCAATGTGTGTGGGTATAGCCGTGTTCTCAGGGCCCCTCCTTGAGCTGCTATTCGGTAGGGACTTCATATTTGGCGCAGGGGCCCTCAGCATACTCGTGGTTGGTATGAGCTTCTACACCCTCTTCATGATATCATCAAGCATAGCCCAGGGGATAGGGTACCCACGCCTCCCAATGTACGTACTGGTGGGTGGGACCATAATAAACCTTGTACTCAACGTTGCCCTTGTACCCATGCTCGGGATCGAGGGAGGAGCCCTTGCAACAACCCTTGCAGCCCTCATTATAATGATCATAATCCTGTGGAAGACAACGGAGATAACAGGTGTGGGGCTTCCAGGGATGGCTTTCCTCAGGATAGTCATTGCATCAGGAGTTATGGGTGGTTTCATGATGCTGCTCCCCCAGAACATCCCGGGCCTCATTGCAGCCATCATCTTCGCCCCCCTGGTTTATGGTCTGAGCATTCTACTTGTCGGTGGTGTTGAGAAGAGGGATGTGAGGCTCCTTCGAAGGTTGGGTGCAAGGATGGGGCCGCTGAGTGGTACCGTTACATGGATGGCTGACCTGATGGACAGGTGGGCTAGATAGTTGATGGCATAAAAATATAAAGAATTGGCACCATAGGTTCCACAATGAGATTTGCCTGCAGAATCCCCATCAACGAGGTTGAAGTTCCCGTTGATGAGAGAATGTTCAAACTCCTCAACCTCATCCACAGGATGGGCTCCATAACAGTTGCAGCCAGGGCTGCTGGAATACCCTACAGAAGCGCCATTGCATACATACGGAACGTCGAGGATATCCTTGGCGAGAACATAGTGGAAACCCGGCGCGGTGGAAGGGGGGGTGGTGGAGGAAGCAGGCTCACAGAGACGGGCCTGATGATCATCAAGGAGTACCTGAAACTAAAGAGGGCCCTTGAAAGGCAGAAAACTGTGAATGAACTTGAGGGCGTCGTTGAGGAGGTCTCAGAGGATGGTGTGAGGGTTAGGGTCGGTGGGTTCACCATTGACGCGGCCCACGCAGATGATTTATCCTCTGGAGACAGGGTCATCCTCCTTGTTGAACCCGACGATATTGTCCTGATGAGGGAAATGCAGAACACCAGTATGAGGAACATCATCCACGGAATTGTGACGGGCCTTGAGATGAGGGGGGGCATCGTAGGTGTCAGGGTGGATGCAGGTGATGGACTGGAACTTGAGACCCATATAACACCTGCTTCACAGAGGAGCCTCCACCTTGAACTGGGCACCGGGATATACGCAGGGTTTAAGGCAGTGGCTGTTACGGTTCTGAAGATATGACGTACTATACCAAAATTAATCTAATCCTGAACAAAGTTCTCACCCAATAGGTTCTAAAGATATGAAGTCCTATACAAAAAACCTTTACTGGAGATAGGTGGTTGATTTGAAGATAATTGTTGATCCAGAGAAGTGCACAGCATGCGGCGAGTGCCGTGAGGCATGCCCCAAGGGTGGTAAGATATGGATGATCCAGAGGGGGAAGCCTGCAACCCCCTCAAACCTTGAATTCTGCCACCAGTGCATGATCTGCGCAAGTAAGTGTCCTGAGGGCGCCATAAGAATTATCAGGGATGATAACTATGAGAAGAAGTATGAAGACGAGGGAAACCCTTGAAACCCATGTGAAGGTGGATCTTGAACTTGACGGAAGCGGGAAATCAAGCGTGAACACCGGTCTGGGATTCCTTGACCACATGCTTGAATCACTTGCACGCCATGGACTCCTTGACCTGGAGGTTGAGGCGAGGGGTGACCTGGAGGTTGACGACCATCATACCGTTGAGGATGTTGCCCTCACACTGGGGGAGGCCCTGAGGGAGGCCCTGGGTGATAAGAGCGGTATAAGGAGGATGGCCCATGCCATGGTCCCCATGGATGATGCCCTTGCAACCGTTGCCCTGGACCTCAGTGGAAGGCCCTATACGGTCCTTGAACTGGAATTCGATGATGCTGTGATAGGTGATGTGAAATCACAGAACCTAGGACACTTCATTGAGTCCCTTGCAGTATCTGCAGGCATGAACATCCACGCCTCCGTGAGGGGAAGGAACGACCATCACAAGGCCGAGGCCCTCTTCAAGGCCCTTGCCCTTGCAATCCGGGACGCTGTCCGGGTTGAACACGGGGAAATTCCAAGCACGAAGGGCAAATTGTAATATGGAACAGGAGATGGGATGAAAACTCCAGTTCCAGATAATTTAGCCGGCATTCCAGCTCCACTGAAACAGTAAAGCACCTCTCCACGCAACCAGTAAGCCCCTTTTTTTCATTGATTACCATGAGTCACCTCTATGGTGGATTGTGCTTCAAGCATATTCATCCAGAGACCACCATGAGGACCCAAAAACATCAGACACGCTTCAAGTATATACATTTACTAATAATATCAAATCTTAATATGTAAACATTTATTAACCTTTTTTAACATACATTGTACTAGGATCAGGGTCGCCGGCCATGATCATATCCTTTATTATTGAATGACTGCAAAATCGCGGTTATCAACTGGAATGGGGGTGAACGTTTTGTGTGAACTTTTAGGAATGTGTTTCAACCAGGAGGTGCAGCCATCCTTCTCCTTGAGGGGTTTCAGGATGAGATCAGAGCGCAACCCCCATGGATGGGGGCTTGCCTTCTATCCGGACAAATCCGTCCAGGTGTATAAGGAGCCAGTGAAATCCAGAAAAAGCCTGATGGCGGAGATCATGGAGGGCTATAACCTTATCAGATCCAGCATCATAATGTCCCACGTCAGGTATACAAGTAAAGGAACTGTTGCCCAAAGGAACACCCATCCCTTCCAGAGGGAGTGGGACGGTAGAGAATATGTATTCGCCCACAATGGCACCCTAAATGCGGAATTTAACCTGGAAGACGGAAGATACCGGCCAGTAGGTGAAACTGACTCTGAGATGGCCTTCTGCCATATCATGAACCAGATCAGCGAAAATGGGGATTACATTCAAGGATGAATCAGAATACAGGTGGCTATGGGACCTCCTGAGGGATATAAACCAGCGCGGAACATTCAACTGCCTTCTATCCGATGGCAGGCATCTCTTCTGTTACCATGACCATGCCGGATACAATGGTCTCTGCCAGCTGCACCGAAGGGCACCCTATGATAAAGTGAAACTCCTGGACGATGATTACGAGATAAACCTTGCCCATGAGAAAAGACCCGACCAGGAGGGCTACATCATCGCAAGCAATCCTCTGACCAATGAAAAATGGGAAGAATTCCATGAGGGTGAACTGAGGGTCTACAGGGATGGTAAACTGGTATACATCTCCAGAGAATAGGTTAATCTGAACCTCTCCATCCCCACTTCATTTTGCTGTGGAACTTCAAAACTTGTGTGGATGTCTTTTCAGCTGAGACCTGTAAAATTATATTAAAGAGAGAAAAAAGTAAAACCAGAACTGATCTATTCTGGTTTGGCCAGAAGATCCGTCTTGCTTAATGTTTCGCCCTCTTTACCGTGTGGTGTTCTGAGGACGGTGTCGTTGGCCTTTTCAATCTCCCTTGCTTCTGCTGCAAGTTTGGCTGCTGCAGCCAGCATTTCGTGTGCTGATGCGACTATCGGTATGTACTTGTCT
It encodes the following:
- a CDS encoding 2-isopropylmalate synthase — encoded protein: MYIEEVKGEMNLPENVRIFDTTLRDGEQTPGVALTVEEKTGIARKLDALGVDTIEAGFPAASPGEMNSIRGIVELGLEANICGLARVLREDIDAAIDCGVDYIHTFIGTSPLHREYKLKMSPDEIIDRAVFGVEYAVEHGLKVEFSAEDATRTEFDYLVDVYRAAEDAGASIINVPDTVGVMIPRAMNHLISKLKGELRVPISVHCHNDFGLAAANSLAAVEAGASQIHATVNGLGERAGNAALEEVVMALITRYDLPVDIRTVELVNISEFVSKITGVRMPPNKAIVGENAFAHEAGIHVHGVLEKAETYEPITPEMVGHKRRIVLGKHTGANALRSKLQEYGIDMNEDQFCTLYEQVKRLGDKGKRITDADLRAMAVTILGKASREIVKLEGIAVMTGESVMPTATVKLRIGDEIKTTSMTGVGPVDAAINAIQSLVSETADIELDEYNIEAITGGTNALAEVFVVMSDREGNKATGRSTREDIVMASVEAVLDAINKILSLK
- a CDS encoding DUF63 family protein; translation: MISEIIEFLESNFFYLHPGYTPLNTVAFGIILGIVVLIILRMFRWLKKDPGELLVPLLPFIFLGSGARALVDNGVYPLTHLLVTPGIYILVGLTTIATLLASVKLEEVFGWDYRKLIFVTGSVLALPNLVSIHHINPIPFFAVLAVFTAFAAIFYALSLRWEFLGERMNIPVIYAHLFDASSTYVAVDWYGYLEQHVVPSALTGLTGTALVMFPLKMVVILAALYAIDRYVDSDVDSEGLKLVIFILGLAPGLRNFLSLSMAV
- a CDS encoding PHP domain-containing protein; translated protein: MIRIDPHIHSVYSGDARGTPSEILRRASAIGLDAVAVADHNTMKGSIIALRESRGMEVTVVPAMELSTSAGHIVALGIQEEIQRGLTPAETLDAIHDQDGAAIIPHPFVRYRQGLFVNERNIRVDGIETLNSRYIVGYSNWRARKFARKRGIPEIGASDAHFVEAVGSSFTLVDSEGEADDILHGILKGKTEPAGSRTPLPLIVREVINKKFLGRMRNYV
- a CDS encoding DUF1786 domain-containing protein, translated to MKILAVDVGAGTQDIMYHDTGVDRIENSIKMVMPSPTRIIAGRIRKISGDVFISGQTMGGGPVTRAILEHIEAGNRVVMTPEAARTVRDDPERVMAMGIEISGKNPGFKSLEFRDVDLEAIAGALACFDVDLDFDVLGVAVQDHGAGGDMGDRNFRFMKIREKLSGPTPPEEFSYMGDVPDHFTRMKSIEEAIQHPVLIMDSKFASVTGALMDPAVGSDEPIVVADVGNGHTLAASILEGRIYGVMEHHTRMLSPAKLEDFLIRLCLGELTHREVHGDGGHGAYAVDAVGEPVMVAATGPQRSILDDINLDVHHAAPAGDVMMAGPVGLIRSIEYRVS
- a CDS encoding TrpB-like pyridoxal phosphate-dependent enzyme, coding for MMNKIVLDENEIPKKWYNINPDLPSPLPEPKNPEGGENIENLPKVFSSGVLEQEMSMERWIKIPREVRDVYKMIGRPTPLFRAKGLEEMLDTPARIYYKREDYSPTGSHKLNTAIAQAYYAREDGAERLTTETGAGQWGTALSLACSLMDLQCKVYMVKVSFNQKPFRKTIMQLYGGEVVPSPSNHTEFGRSILSKDPDHPGSLGIAISEAMEEALQDEKVYYSLGSVLNHVLLHQTVIGLETKKQLEIAGETPDIMIGCVGGGSNFGGAIFPFVKDKLDGKLDCEFIAAEPKSCPTLTAGEYRYDFGDTAGMTPLLKMYTLGHDFVPPSVHAGGLRYHGMSPQVALLVREGVVNARAVPQHTIFESGVKFAKAEGVVPAPETCHAISVAIEEARKCRETGEEKTIVVSFSGHGLLDLKGYGDYLEGKI
- a CDS encoding bifunctional 5,6,7,8-tetrahydromethanopterin hydro-lyase/3-hexulose-6-phosphate synthase — protein: MYRIGEALIGSGNEVAHIDLIIGDKEGNAGAAFASGLTNLSLGHTPLLSVIRPNLMTKPATLIVPKVTVGCLEDANKVFGPAQTAVARAVADAVEEGVIPEEKAEDLVVIVSVFIHPEAEDYRKIYQYNYGATRLALRRAMEGYPSVSKVLAEKDRGSHPIMGFRAVRLWNPPYLQVALDLDSMEEMERIINTLPDRERILLEAGTPLVKKFGVGVVRRIRELRRDAFIIADLKTLDVGRIEVKMAADETADAVAISGLGTVESIEKAIHEAQKQGIYSILDMMNVENFVDKLRGLKYKPDIVLLHRNVDLETLRAERGEEIGEMSEWGNIREIKEILGPRGLVAVAGGITPAKMQEALDSGADIIVVGRYIIGSRDVRRAAEDFLEHMPQDPDTMRLPLDEDEAI
- a CDS encoding flavodoxin family protein; this encodes MILGICGSPRKQATEHVLESALSMLEGEGLETEFFTVRGKNISPCRHCDYCLKNRECVLKDDMFPLYELLRKARGIIIATPVYNGGVSAQVKAIMDRCRALGAEDYDALRGKVGMGIAVGGDRCGGQEPALMQIHTFYILNGVIPVSGGSFGANLGACFWSRDTLEGVKEDSYGFKTLKKTLSMFKRFLESEGR